A single region of the Paludibacter jiangxiensis genome encodes:
- a CDS encoding alpha amylase C-terminal domain-containing protein, whose translation MQKLKIIENDPWLEPYSSALEGRHQHAIDKEMELTGGKINLSDFATGHLFFGLHRTEQGWVFREWAPNATAIFMVGDFNGWKQSSEYQLKKTDNGVWELQLPAKAVKHGDLYKLIVQWDGGSGERIPAWAQRVVQDEETKVFSAQVWSPEFRYKFKITDFKPTTDPLLIYECHIGMSGEAEKVSTYNSFRESILPRIAKMGYNCIQIMAVQEHPYYGSFGYHVSSFFAASSRFGTPEELKALIDEAHSLGICVIMDIVHSHAVKNEIEGLGRFDGTPDQYFYADAKREHPAWDSLCFDYGKNEVLHFLLSNCKYWLEEYHFDGFRFDGVTSMLYYSHGLGESFSNYADYYNGYQDDNAICYLTLANRVIHQVNPFAVTIAEEMSGMPELAASFHDGGIGFDYRMAMGIPDFWIKTIKEKKDEDWKPGHIFWELTNRRFGEKTVSYAESHDQALVGDKTIIFRLIDSDMYWHMQKGDTTFKVDRGIALHKMIRLITATTINGAYLNFMGNEFGHPEWIDFPRSGNGWSHKYARRQWSLVDNTKLMYHYLGDFDKAMIDLIRSVPGFNLAPIFQLWDKSNDQMLAYQRGNLLFVFNFHPTNSYTDYGILVQPGKYKIILDTDSKEFGGFGLSDDTVEHLSLYDPVHASHNKEWLKLYIPARSALVLQREGSDPVIS comes from the coding sequence ATGCAGAAACTGAAAATCATAGAAAATGATCCATGGCTTGAACCTTATTCTTCAGCTTTGGAAGGCAGGCATCAGCACGCTATTGATAAAGAAATGGAACTGACTGGCGGCAAAATAAATCTGTCTGATTTTGCTACCGGCCATCTCTTTTTCGGCTTGCATCGCACTGAACAGGGCTGGGTCTTCCGGGAATGGGCTCCTAATGCTACTGCTATTTTTATGGTTGGCGACTTTAATGGTTGGAAACAAAGCTCCGAATATCAGTTGAAGAAAACCGATAATGGTGTTTGGGAACTTCAATTGCCGGCTAAAGCGGTAAAGCATGGTGATCTTTATAAACTCATTGTTCAATGGGACGGAGGTAGCGGGGAACGCATTCCGGCCTGGGCGCAACGTGTTGTGCAGGATGAGGAAACCAAGGTGTTTAGTGCGCAGGTATGGAGCCCTGAATTTCGCTATAAATTCAAAATAACCGACTTTAAGCCGACAACCGATCCGCTTCTGATATACGAATGTCACATTGGTATGTCGGGAGAAGCCGAAAAAGTTTCAACATACAACTCTTTCCGCGAAAGTATTTTGCCCCGTATCGCCAAAATGGGATACAATTGTATTCAGATCATGGCCGTACAGGAACATCCTTACTACGGATCGTTCGGATATCATGTCTCCAGTTTCTTTGCGGCATCTTCGCGTTTTGGTACTCCCGAAGAACTGAAAGCTTTGATAGATGAGGCACATTCCTTGGGCATTTGCGTTATTATGGATATTGTCCACTCTCATGCCGTAAAAAATGAAATTGAAGGCTTGGGGCGTTTTGATGGCACTCCCGATCAATATTTTTATGCAGATGCCAAGAGAGAACATCCGGCATGGGATTCGCTTTGCTTTGATTACGGGAAGAATGAAGTGCTGCATTTCTTACTGTCCAATTGCAAATATTGGCTCGAAGAATACCATTTCGATGGTTTCCGTTTCGATGGGGTTACTTCAATGCTTTATTATAGCCATGGTTTGGGAGAATCTTTTTCAAATTATGCTGACTATTATAACGGCTATCAGGATGACAACGCTATTTGTTATTTAACGCTGGCTAATCGCGTGATTCATCAGGTGAATCCTTTCGCTGTGACTATTGCCGAAGAGATGAGCGGAATGCCCGAACTGGCTGCATCTTTCCATGATGGGGGAATTGGTTTTGACTATCGAATGGCCATGGGTATTCCCGATTTCTGGATTAAAACGATAAAAGAAAAGAAGGATGAAGACTGGAAGCCCGGTCATATTTTCTGGGAATTAACCAACCGTCGTTTCGGTGAAAAAACCGTAAGCTATGCCGAAAGCCACGATCAGGCGCTGGTGGGCGATAAAACCATCATCTTCCGTTTAATCGATTCTGACATGTACTGGCATATGCAAAAAGGAGATACTACCTTTAAGGTCGATCGGGGAATTGCATTGCATAAAATGATTCGTCTCATTACGGCGACAACAATAAACGGTGCATATCTTAACTTTATGGGTAATGAATTCGGCCATCCGGAGTGGATTGATTTCCCGCGGTCCGGAAACGGCTGGTCTCATAAATATGCCCGCCGCCAGTGGAGTCTCGTCGATAATACAAAGTTGATGTATCACTATCTGGGCGATTTTGATAAGGCGATGATAGATCTTATCCGATCGGTTCCCGGATTTAACCTTGCTCCTATTTTTCAGCTTTGGGATAAAAGTAACGATCAGATGCTGGCTTATCAAAGAGGGAATCTGTTGTTTGTCTTTAATTTTCATCCAACAAATTCATATACTGATTACGGCATTCTAGTTCAACCGGGCAAATATAAAATTATCTTGGATACAGATTCAAAAGAATTCGGTGGCTTCGGGTTGTCCGACGATACGGTAGAACATTTGTCGTTGTACGATCCCGTTCATGCATCGCATAATAAAGAATGGCTGAAGCTTTATATTCCTGCTCGTTCTGCACTTGTGTTGCAACGAGAGGGCTCTGATCCTGTTATTTCATAG
- a CDS encoding nitroreductase family protein: MQTIEEIFLNRTSVRRYERKPIESEKLEFIYKAIQNTPTSYNGQQFSVISITDQDLKVQLYELIGQKQIKTSAVFMVFCVDFYKLQQFAAATDTEFPRFQDTMDGFMVGVIDAALAMENAVIAAESLGLGSCCIGYTRTAAPAELAKILQLPEGVCVVCGLSIGYPSEKPDLKPKMPLSLVIHENHYRTDDIKPELLAYNEEVTAYNAVRAGDKTTNDWGKHILDYHQIAMKYNIEKYTWDQGFHLKKDKK; this comes from the coding sequence ATGCAAACAATAGAAGAAATATTTTTGAACAGAACCTCGGTAAGACGTTACGAACGCAAACCGATTGAATCCGAAAAACTGGAGTTCATCTACAAAGCCATTCAGAATACGCCAACCAGCTACAACGGCCAGCAATTTTCAGTTATCTCCATCACTGATCAGGACCTGAAAGTACAGCTTTACGAACTGATAGGACAGAAACAGATAAAAACCTCAGCCGTATTTATGGTATTTTGCGTGGATTTCTACAAGTTACAGCAATTTGCCGCAGCTACTGACACTGAATTCCCCCGTTTTCAGGATACTATGGACGGATTTATGGTAGGCGTCATCGACGCTGCTTTAGCCATGGAGAATGCTGTGATTGCTGCCGAATCGCTGGGATTAGGATCCTGCTGCATCGGCTATACCCGCACAGCAGCTCCGGCAGAGTTGGCAAAAATTCTGCAACTACCAGAAGGAGTTTGCGTTGTTTGCGGACTATCAATTGGATATCCGTCGGAAAAGCCCGACCTGAAACCAAAAATGCCCTTATCGCTGGTAATTCACGAAAACCACTACCGGACAGACGACATCAAGCCTGAGTTATTGGCATACAACGAAGAAGTGACAGCATACAACGCCGTACGTGCCGGTGATAAAACCACCAACGACTGGGGAAAACACATACTGGACTATCATCAAATCGCGATGAAGTATAACATTGAGAAATACACCTGGGATCAAGGATTTCATCTCAAAAAAGACAAAAAATAA
- a CDS encoding ferredoxin domain-containing protein, with protein MVINERESRKEYLISVAKQMMTAARTAPKGKGVDIVEIALVAGDEDIQRLSALTRQKGEDTGLKFMLRDSENILQADVIVLIGTRTQVQGLNCGYCGVPTCAEKLQNDAMPCAINMVDLGIAVGSAVATAADLRVDTRIMFSVGFAIKEMGYLADCHSIYAIPVSASSKNPFFDRKPREQQLEQKI; from the coding sequence ATGGTGATCAATGAACGGGAAAGCCGTAAGGAGTACCTGATTTCGGTAGCCAAACAGATGATGACGGCTGCCCGAACTGCTCCAAAGGGTAAGGGGGTCGATATTGTCGAAATAGCTTTGGTGGCCGGTGATGAAGACATTCAGCGGCTTTCGGCTTTGACGCGCCAAAAGGGCGAAGATACCGGACTGAAATTTATGCTACGGGATTCGGAAAATATACTTCAGGCCGATGTGATTGTTTTGATTGGTACCCGTACCCAGGTTCAGGGCCTTAATTGCGGTTACTGCGGAGTGCCGACCTGTGCCGAGAAATTGCAGAACGACGCCATGCCATGCGCAATCAATATGGTTGACCTTGGGATAGCAGTCGGTTCGGCCGTGGCTACAGCTGCCGATTTGAGGGTGGATACCCGAATAATGTTTTCGGTAGGGTTTGCAATAAAAGAAATGGGCTATTTGGCCGATTGTCACTCGATATATGCCATCCCGGTGAGCGCCTCTTCCAAGAATCCATTCTTCGACCGAAAACCACGGGAGCAACAATTGGAGCAAAAGATCTAA
- the rpe gene encoding ribulose-phosphate 3-epimerase, with product MKTLIAPSILSVDFNNLQQSIDIVNRSEADWLHLDVMDGVFVPNLSFGFPVIDSVAKTTQKPMDAHLMVIEPDKYIDRLRKLGVSRVTVHYEACPHLHRTVQAIKKAGMKAGVSLNPHTPVALLEEIINDLDLVLIMSVNPGYGGQSFIENSCPKIEKLRQLIDTKKASALIQVDGGVNFETGRRLIDSGANVLVAGSFVFSAKDPIDTINKLKKL from the coding sequence GTGAAAACTCTAATAGCTCCATCTATCCTTTCGGTTGATTTCAACAACCTGCAACAATCAATCGACATTGTCAACCGCAGCGAAGCTGACTGGCTTCATCTTGACGTGATGGATGGCGTGTTCGTTCCTAATTTGTCATTTGGTTTTCCTGTGATCGATTCGGTTGCCAAAACCACTCAAAAGCCAATGGACGCTCACCTGATGGTGATAGAGCCTGACAAATACATTGACCGGTTGCGTAAACTTGGCGTAAGCCGCGTTACAGTGCATTACGAAGCTTGTCCTCATTTGCACAGAACAGTTCAGGCAATAAAAAAGGCCGGAATGAAGGCAGGAGTTTCTCTCAATCCACACACACCTGTCGCTCTTCTTGAAGAAATCATCAACGATTTGGATTTGGTGCTTATTATGAGTGTCAATCCCGGATACGGAGGTCAATCATTTATCGAAAATAGTTGTCCAAAGATTGAAAAATTGCGCCAGCTGATCGATACCAAAAAGGCTTCTGCGCTGATTCAGGTAGATGGTGGCGTAAATTTTGAAACCGGAAGACGACTAATCGATAGCGGAGCAAATGTATTGGTTGCCGGCAGTTTTGTCTTTTCGGCAAAAGACCCGATAGATACCATCAATAAACTAAAGAAACTCTGA